GTCAACTACGACACCCGCTTCCTGTCCGAGCGCTACGCGGCCGAAGCGGCCAAGGTCCTGTCGCACAACCGGATCCAGGTTCTGCTGGCGGAGCGCGATTCGCCCACCCAGGCCCAAGCTTTTCAGATCATCCGCCGCGGCGCCCAGGGCGGGATCAATTTTACCGCCTCCTTCAACCCCCCCCAGTACAACGGCCTCAAATACAATACCGAGACGGGCGCCCCGGCCCTGCCCGACGAGACCGGGGCCATCGAGACCGAGATCAAGAGCCTGGAGAAGGGGTTCGATTTCTTTCCCCGGTATCCGCGCTCCGAAGCCATCCAGCGCATCGACCTGCGGGCCGACTACCTGCGGTCTCTGCCGGACAAGATTGATTTCGAGGCTATTCGGGCCTCCGGCCTCAAGATCGGGGTCGACCTTCTCTACGGCACGAGCCGCGAATACCTGGACGAGATCCTCGAGGACAACGGGATCCCCGTCGAGGAGATCCACGGCTTCATTGATCCCTATTTCGGCGGCATCGCCCCGTCCTGCACCGAGGAGAACCTGGCCGAGCTGGCCGCTTTGGTGCGGGAGAAGAACTGCGATCTGGGGCTGGCCACGGACGCGGACGGCGATCGCTTCGGCATCGTCGACCACGAGGGGACCGTGGTCATCCAAAACCTCGTCCTGGCGATGCTCCTGCAATACCTGGTGACCAAGCGCGGCTGGCACGGCGGGGTGGCCCGGTCGGTGGCCACCACCCACCTCATCGACCGCATCGCCCGGCCGCACGACCTGCCCATCTTCCGAACCCCGGTCGGATTCAAGTTCATCGCCGACCTCTTGCTCAAGGGCGAAATCATGTTCGGCGGCGAGGAGAGCGCGGCCCTGGGCCTGCGCGATCATCTGCCGGAAAAAGACGGGATCATTGCGGGACTGCTCGTGGCCGAGATGGTGGCCAAATCGGGCCGCAGCCTGGCCGAGCTGCTGCAGGACCTCTACAAGGAGTACGGGGAGCGGATCGGCGTCCAGAAGAGCCTGCCCTTGACCCCCGGCCGGGAGAAAGCTTTGCGCAAGCTGGCCAAATCCCCCCCTTCCAAGCTGGCCGGCCGCTATATCGTCAACACCGAGACTATCGACGGCGTCAAGTTCGATTTCGCCGACGATGACTGGCTCTTGATCCGCTTCTCCGGCACGGAGCCGCTGGTGCGCTGCTACGCCGAGGCGGGCTCGCGCAAGGATCTGCGCGAGCTGCTCAAGGCCGGCCTGGACAAGATCGGATGACGCCGGAACGGACGAAAGAGGAGCGCCGGATTCCACGGGCGGCCTCAATCGCCGCCACCGCGGTGGCGTTCCTCCTTTTCGTGCTGCTCGTCTCCACCGTCTTCGGCAAGAAAGGCCTGCTGGAGATCGCCAAGGCCCGCCGGACCTATGCCGAGCTGGAGACGGAGATACGCGGGCTCCAGGAAAAGAAGGCCCGGCTGGAGAAGGAAATCGCCGCCCTGGACGCCGACCCCAAGGCCGTCGAGCGCGAAGCTCGGGAGAAGCTCTGGCTGATGAAGCCGGACGAGAAGGTCCTGATAAAAAAGAAGGGTTAAAAGGGCACGATCGCCAGCACCTGATTGCGGCCCAGCATCTTCAGAAACCCGGCCGCCCGTTCCATTTCCGCCGTCAAGCCTGTCCGCGCGTCCGCCCCCCGGCGGCCGAACAGGGCCCCCAGGAACGAAGTCCGGCCGGGCCGGACCGCGAGCCGGACATCCTCCTCCGGGCCGATCCCGGCCAGCGCTTTGGCGATCTCGATAGCCTTGCTCAGCCCGCCCAGCTCGTCGACCAGCCCGCGGGCCTTGGCCTGGGCCCCGGTCCAGACTCGGCCCCGCCCGAGGCGGTCGATCTGCTCGGGAGCTAAATGGCGTCCGGCCGCGGCCTTGGCCACGAAGCGCTCGTAAATCCAACGGATGTCCGCCTTCAGCAGGACCCGCTCCTCGGCGGTGGCGGGCCGGAAAGGCGAGTAGAGATCCGCGAAACGGCCGAATCGTACGGTTTCGGAGCCGATGCCGAGCTTGGCCAGAAGCCCGGAGGCGTCGATCTTACCGGCCAGGACGCCGATCGATCCGGTCAAGGTCTGGGGCTGGGCCACGATCCGGCTGGCGCCCATGGCGATCCAATAGCCTCCGGATCCCGCGACATCCGACATCGAAACCACGATGGGCTTGACGGCCCGGGTCAGCTCGACCTCGCGGGCGATGACGTCCGAGGCCACGGCCGCGCCGCCGGGACTGTCCACCCGCAGGACGACCGCGGCGATCGCCGAGTCCTCGCGGGCTTCGCGCAGCCATCGGCCCAAAGTGTCGGACCCGATCGTCCCGGCCAGGCTCTCTCCGCCGTGGATGGGGCCAACGGCATAAAGAAGGGCCAGCCGCCTCCCGCGGCCGAGCCCGACCGAGGAAGGGCTGATTCGAGAGTAGCGGGAAATGGGGATGAGGACGGCGGGCCGACCTTGGCGCCCGAAAAGCGCCCTGACCTGATCTTCATACAGGCACTCGTCGACCAGGCCAGCCCGGACCGCATCCTCGCCCCGGAAAAGAGCTCGATCGACGAGAGCCCGGATCTCCGGCTCGGACTTGCCCCGGGCTGCCGCGACGTCTTTCAGGAAGTGATCAAACTGATCGGCCAGCAGGGACTCGGTCATCTCCCGATGGGCCGGCGTGAAGCCTTTCTCGGTGAACTGGTTGTAGGCGGTCTTGTATTCCTCGATATGCTCGATTTCGGCCCGGATGCCGAGCTTGTCGAGGGCGTTCTTGAAAAAAGGCACCTGGCCGCCCAGCCCGGTGATTCCCAGGCCGCCCAGGGGGTGCAGGACGATCCGGTCGCAGGCCGTGGCGATGTAGTATTCCTTGGTGGCCAGCGGAGCGTCCTCGAAGTAAGCCACCGCCTTTTTACCCGAGCGGCGGAAGTCCAGGACGGCGTCCCGGATCTCGGCGCACTTGGCCCAGTCGCAGTCCAAAAGGCCAAGCCGCAGCAGCACGCCCGTCACCCGGCGGTCGGCGCGGGCCAGGCGAAGGCCGTTCCAGATGTCGAGCATGGACTGCGGCCGGCCCGCGAACAGGGCCGCCAGGGCCCCCGGGTCGGCGAACTCGGCCAGCGGCCCTTCGACCCGGATTTCAAGGACGGCGGCCTCGGGCACGACGGGCTCGCTCCGCAGGGTCATGAAGACCCAGGACACGGCTGCGGCCAGGATGAGCCCGGCGAAGATGAGGACGAGAAGGAGGACGGAACGGCCTTTTTTCATGGCGGGCTCCTGGCGGTATCCTCATCATAGCAGAACGCTGCGGGGCCCGCCAAACCCGCTTCCGGCTTCTTGATTTTCCCCGGCCCCTATGATTGAATGAATTTCCATTCGGAGCGGGCTAAGGCCCAGGAGGATTTTTGAATGAGTTCGAAAAAGCTCTATGTCGGTAACCTCAACTACAAAATGACGGACGAGGCGCTTAAGGCGGTCTTCTCCCCTTACGGCGAGGTTACCTCGGCCAACGTCCTTCAGGGCCGCGGCTTCGGGTTCGTCGAGATGGCCGCTTCCGAGGCGGCCGACGAGGCCCGGGCCCGGTTGAACGGAACGGACTTGGATGGCCGCAAGATCGTCGTCAATGAAGCCCGCCCCCAGACCCTCCGGACGCGCGAGCCGGCCTCGTAAACCTTTCCGGCGGGGCTTTCGTAGAGTCAGGTGAACGCCGCTCTCCGTCGAGGTGGAATATGACTCCGATCCGCGCCGCCCTCCCAGCCGGGGAGCGGTCCGTACGGGGGAGCGCCTGATGACCGAGGAGGGGACCGCACCGTATGCCTCAGCTGCGGGCCTTGCGCCTGAGGCGCTGGAGGGTCTCCTCCGGCGGATCCGGCAGGGCGACCGGGATGCGTTCCTCCTCCTGACCCGGGCTTATCAGAAAAAAGTCTTCGGCTTGGCCTACGCTTTTTTCCGCGACCGCGAAGACGCCCTCGACCTCGTCCAGGAGACATTCCTTAGGCTGTTCCAGAAGATCGAGACTTACCAGGAAGGCCGCAACTTCGAGGCCTGGCTGCTGCAGGTGGCGCGCAACCTCTGCATCGACCATTATCGCAAGCATTATCGGAAGCGCCGGGAGATGGAATGCGCCACCCCCGTGGACGAGCTGCCTCTGGCCGCCGCCGGGGCCGAGGATGCGGTCCACGCCTCCGACCTCAAGGACATCCTATCCCGCTGTGTCGAACGGCTGGCCGACCGCCAGCGCCAGATCTTCATCATGCGCCACTATAACCAGCTTAAAAACGAGGAGATCGCCCGCACTCTCGACATCTCCCTGGGAACCGTTAAGTCCCTTCATTTCAAGGCCATCCAGAACCTGCGGGCCCTGATGGAGCCGTACATGGGGTGCCGGACATGAACGCTTGCCGCCGAAACCGCCGGGCCGTCCGCAACGCCGTCGGGACGGATCTCTTCGTCCCCGAAGGTGCGGATAAGGAGCATATCGCCGTGTGCAAGGAATGCCGACGCGAACATGAAGATCTCCGAGCCATCGGGATCGGAGCGGAAGCCGTCCGCGACGAGATCGGTGCGGCCATGGCAGGCGTCGATTGGGACGCTCTGTCCGAACGGATCGCCGATGCCGCCCTGGCCGAGAGGCGGACTGCCCCGCAGCCGGCCCCGCGCCCGATCGTTCGGCCGTTCTTTTCGCGATCGCTCCTGGCCGGAGCGGCGGCCGGGCTGCTGGTCGGGGTTTTGGCCACCCTGTTCTTTCTGCGCCGCGGGTCCCAATCTGCCGCGCTCCCGACGACTTCGGCGGCTTCCGCTGTTCCGGCGGCCGGATCCTATTCGGCCTCCGGGGAGTTCCTGCAGAGAGTGGAGCTGGAGCTGGCCAAGCGCGAGACCATCGATTACCTCGAGAAGAGCGAGTATGTTCTGCTCGATCTTCTCGAACCGCGATCGGCGGGAGCCGCCCCGGGACCGCCGGTCGCCCCCATCGATCGAACCAGCGGCCTGCTGGCCCAAAAGCGCTATTTCAACGCCCATTTGGGCGATGTCCGAATGGCCAAGGCGCGGGCTTTGTGCGACCAAATCGAATTCCTTTTCCTGGAGCTGTCCCAGATCAGCCGGACGCTGGATCCCAAGGAGACGGCCGAGATCCGCAAATTCGTCGAGGACAAACAGCTCCTCCTCCAGATCCGCCTGCTGAAGAAAGAGCTCCGGGAAAACGAGGCCTGACATGAGAAAAAATATCTATGGAATTATTCTATTCAGCCTGGCGCTGGCTCTGGCGAATGTCGCCGCCCTAGCGGCCCCCGCGGCATCAGAGACCGATGCCGTCGGGCCGTCTAGGACGACCGAAATGGTCGTCGAGCCGCAGGGGCCGGACGAGAAAGCCTTCCAGGAGGTCAAGATCCTCATCTTTGACCAGAAATGGGCCGAGGCCGGGATCCGTCTGGACGAGTTCCTGGCCCGCTTCGCCAAGAGCCCCCTTGTCCCGCAAGCCGTCTACTACAAAGGCAAATGCCTGGAGGAGCGGGGCGGCCGGGAGCGCGAGGCCCTGCGGTCTTACCGCGACTTTCTGCTGTACAAGGACCAAAATCGGAACCTGGTCGAGGACGCCGAAGTCTCGATCGTCGACCTGGCCCTGGCCCTCTTCAACCGGGGCGACTCGGAAGCCTGGGACGATCTCGAGGTCCGGCTGACCCATCCCAACCGGACCGTCCGCCAGTACGCCGCCCTCCAGATCAGCACGCTCAAGGACCGCAAGATGGCCGAGATGGCCGTCCCCATCCTGCTCCTGATGGCGGAGAAGGAAACCAACGAAGAGCTTCGCGACCGGGCCAAGATCGCGCTGCTGCGGATCGCGCCGGACCGGCTGTCGGACCTTCAGAACGAGCCGCCTCCGGCGCGCCGGGCCCGCATGTTGCGGATCGAAGTGACCGTCGACGGCGGCCGCGAGGCGTTATTTTCCATTTCGCTGCCCTGGGCCCTGGCCGACCTGGCCTTGGCCGCGATCCCGGACGAGGAAAAGCAGGCCCTCCGTCGGCAGGGCTACGACATCCAGCGGATCATGGCCGAGCTGCAGTCCACTCGCGGCAAGATCGTCGAAATCCGCTCCGAAGGCAAGCGCCTCCGGATCTGGCTGGAATAGCGTCCGCGGCCGGCCGGGGACCCGCCGCGCTTGCGCCGGAAGCCTCAAAACGGTATCCTGACTTTCTCATTCGGCACGGAAAGAGGCTTCCATGGACATCAAACTGTCGAGGGCGCAATACGAGACCCTGATGCGCCTGGTCTATCTCGGGAACTGGATGGTTAACGGTTTCCGGGACAAGGACAAGGACTCCGACACCGACGCTCTCGAAAACTATATCTATGCCAAGGCCCGCGACTTCGGGCTGGGCGACCGGATCACTTATGACGAAGAGGCGGACGCCCATTTCCCGACCGAAACCCAGGAGAGCGAGTGGCTGGCCGATCTGGACGACGGCAAGAACGATCTCTTCTGGGACGAGCTGATGTACCGGCTGGCCGATCGTGATTTGGTGGCCCGCTTCGGCGAGGCCAATGTCGACGCCATGTCCGCCGAGGAGCGGAAGCGGATGGAAGACGAGCTGGCGGACCTGTACTATAAGGAATTCGAAAAGAACGGGCTGGACAAACTTCAGCTCATCCGACCGAGCTGATGCGGCTTCCCACCCCGCCAACGGCGGGGCAGGGTCAGTCTTCTTTGACGGCCTTCTTCAGCCAGGCGTCGTATACCAGCAACCCGATGAACGAGACCACCCCGATGCCGCCGATGATGAGCCACATAGGGGCCGGGTTGACCGGCAGGCCCGCCAGGGCCGGCTTCTTGACGTAGATCTCGAACAGGCGGCCGCCCAGCGGTCCGCCGATCATGCTGGCCAGAGCGAGCGGCAGGTTCGCATAGCCCAGATAGAGGCCTTCCTGGCCCTTCGGGGCGATCCCCCCTATGTATTCGTAGATGCGGGGCGAGGCGAACATCTCGCCGACGGCCATCGCGGCGATGGATCCGATCAGAAATATTCCGGCCACGGGAATGATCAAGCCCAGGTTGATCGTCTTGGTCAGCCCGCCGTGCAGGAGGGCGGGGACCACGTTGAGGAGCATGAAGGTCGTCGTCACCCCGACGCCGATCAGGATCGATCGGACCGGCTTCCATTTCTTGGATAGCCGGGTGATCAGCAATTGGAAGGCCACGATCATGATCGGGTTGGCCAGGGTGTAGAGCTCCATGGGTGCTTTGGGGTCCAGGTGCCGCATGTAGAGCGGCATCAGGTTGTAGAGCTGGACATAGAGAAACCAGAACAGGCTGATGACGATGATGAAGAAGACGAAGCGGATGTTGCGCAGGACGATAAAGATGCCCAGAAGCGCTTCACCCATCGTGCGCTTCTTGACCGGCGTCGCGTCCGCCTTGCCGTCGGGGACGTACTGCGGTTCGCGGTAGGCCAGAGCGGTGACGGCCAGCCCGATCAGGGCGAAGGCCGAGGCGGTATAGGTGAAAATGGCCGGGATGCCGAAGTTGGTCCGGATGACGTAGGAGATGCTGCGGCCGGTGATCGAGCCGATGTTGATGACCATATAGAAGATGCCGAAGCCCAGCGTCTTCCATTGGCCGGAGGTCTTCTGAATCGTGCCGGCGATGCAGGGCTTGACGATCGAGCCGCCGATGCCGATCAGGACGACGCCCAGGACGACCGGAACGGTGAAATCGACAGTTGCCGCGTCGCGCGCCCCGATCAGGCCCGGCCAGATCCTCTGGAGATTGCCCATGATGAGGTAGCCCAGGGCGATCAGGACGAAGGAAAAGGTCAGGGATCGCCGGAAGCCGATCTTGTCGGCCACGGTGCCCGAGAGGATCGGCAGGAAATAGATCAGGCCCCACAGGACGGTCGCGTTGAGAAAGGTGGCTGTGGAGGGGCGCATGCCCAAGTTTTCGACCAGATAGATGACCATGAAAGAGGCCATCGAATAATAGGCGGCGCGCTCGAACAGCTCGATGATGTTGGCGGTCCAGAAGGTGCGGGGGAATTTCGCTTTGGGGGCCGGGGCGTCGGTCATGGCGACTCTCCTTGGCGGGGGTGGGCCTCGCGGGCCGCAGTAGTCATACCGGAAATCGGCGGCGATGTCCAGAGGCCGACACCCAGATTATTTAAGGTTCATCTCCCAACTCCGGGATACGCGGCCAGGGATATCGGCCCGGCGGCTTCGGCCTCTTCTCGCCTTTTCCCACAGTTCTCTTCGGCGCCTCGGAACTCCGCGTTCCAGATCGTCCGATCTTGGAGGCCCCTCCCTCCTTTTCGATTCCGATAAATCGTCGCGTGCTCAAACAGCCCTCGGCGCCTGGCAAAAGCCAGGTTCCCTCAGAGAACTATGGAAAAAGGCGCCGGCCTCGCAATTTCGCCGTTGGCCGATATCCCCCTCCGCGTTGTTATCCCGGAGTCGGGAGATGATCCTCATTTAAGCAGGTTCTCGATCTTCGCCAGCTTGGCGACGGCCGTGCGGACGGCAGGCGCGTCGCCCCAGGCCATGATCTTGGTCATTGCCGCCGCCAAACGGCCGCCCGCCTCGTCCGCCGCAGCGGCATCGGGCTTGAGGCGCTCGGGGGCGGCGGCGGGATCCCCCAGGCCGGGGAACTCGGCCCCCAGCGAACGGATCGCGGCGGCGACGGGCTGCAGCTCCGCGACGAGCGTCTCCACGGCCGCTGCGGCGGCGGTCGGGTCGGTGACTTTTTCCGCTCGGGCCGCGAAGGCGTCCACGGCGGCGACATACCCGGCCAGCGCTTTCCGGGCCGGGGCGACGGGATCCTTGCCGCGGCAAGCGGGGACGAATAGGACGGCCGCGGCGAGACATACGGCGGTGATCTTGGCGTTCGGCATCATTGCGGCTTTTAGGGGGCCGGATTATTTTATGACGAGCTGGGCTGCTTGGCAAACTGATAGGGGTCAGGTCTTAACATTTAACGGATTTACCCCGGCCTGACCCCTTGGTGCCAGGCCTCGCCAAAAGCGTTATAAGTTAAGACCTGACCCCTGAGGCTGGCGTCGAAGCCTGCGGATGGATAAAATACCTCTGCCGACGAACGCCGATCGAGGATGCCGTCATGAAACGATCTCCGTGCCTACCCGACCCCGGACGCCCCTGGCAGCGCCGCGAATTTCTGCGCCTTGGAGGCTTGGCCGCGCTGGCCGCGGGCGGCCGCGGGCTGGCAGCCGCACCGCTCCTGGATGCGACTCAAGGCGTAGGCGGCGCCTCTTATGATGCGGTCATTGTCGGCGGCGGGATCGCCGGATTGACGGCCGCGTACTATCTGCGCGAGCTGCGGATTCTGGTCCTGGAAAAAGAAGCTCGGACGGGGGGGCGGATTCGTCGGGCACCGGGGCCTGGAGGAGCCGTTTCGCAGGCGACCTATATCGGCAAGCCCTATGGCGCTCTCAAGGAAATCATCGAGACGCTGGGCTTGGAACCGTTGGAGATTCCGGCCCCCATGGAGTCCGCCTTCCGCGACGAGCAGTTTTATTTCGGAGCGGACGGCCTGGCCGGATTCTTCGGGGAGCGCAGCCGTCCGGCCGATTTCGAGCGCTTCAAGAGCGAAATCCTGGAGGCGGCCGGGGATTACCAGGATATCCCAGAGCTCGACTTCACGCCCCAGCAGGCCAAGCTGGACGACCTGACGGCCCGGCAATGGTTCGCCGAGCGCAAATTCCCGCCCGTTTTCCAGGAGTACTACGATCTCGCCATCCGGGGCCGGTTTGGCGCCTCGCTCGAGGACGTCTCCGCCCTGGGGGTCATTCCGGAGATCGCCTTCAAGCTGGGCGGCGCCACCGGCGACGTCGCCGCTCCCGAAACGGGCACCGGCGCTTTCACCTTCGAAGGCGGATTAGCGGCGATTACCGAGGCTTTGGCCGGAAGCCTGGGCGAAAAAATCTTGTCCCGATCCCGGGTCGTCCGGG
This Candidatus Aminicenantes bacterium DNA region includes the following protein-coding sequences:
- a CDS encoding RNA-binding protein; this translates as MSSKKLYVGNLNYKMTDEALKAVFSPYGEVTSANVLQGRGFGFVEMAASEAADEARARLNGTDLDGRKIVVNEARPQTLRTREPAS
- a CDS encoding RNA polymerase sigma factor, whose product is MTEEGTAPYASAAGLAPEALEGLLRRIRQGDRDAFLLLTRAYQKKVFGLAYAFFRDREDALDLVQETFLRLFQKIETYQEGRNFEAWLLQVARNLCIDHYRKHYRKRREMECATPVDELPLAAAGAEDAVHASDLKDILSRCVERLADRQRQIFIMRHYNQLKNEEIARTLDISLGTVKSLHFKAIQNLRALMEPYMGCRT
- a CDS encoding septum formation initiator family protein; this translates as MTPERTKEERRIPRAASIAATAVAFLLFVLLVSTVFGKKGLLEIAKARRTYAELETEIRGLQEKKARLEKEIAALDADPKAVEREAREKLWLMKPDEKVLIKKKG
- a CDS encoding FAD-dependent oxidoreductase, giving the protein MKRSPCLPDPGRPWQRREFLRLGGLAALAAGGRGLAAAPLLDATQGVGGASYDAVIVGGGIAGLTAAYYLRELRILVLEKEARTGGRIRRAPGPGGAVSQATYIGKPYGALKEIIETLGLEPLEIPAPMESAFRDEQFYFGADGLAGFFGERSRPADFERFKSEILEAAGDYQDIPELDFTPQQAKLDDLTARQWFAERKFPPVFQEYYDLAIRGRFGASLEDVSALGVIPEIAFKLGGATGDVAAPETGTGAFTFEGGLAAITEALAGSLGEKILSRSRVVRVSKSETDYLVEYADAAGRIRSVRAKFVILAVPAPAALSISGSMLKPEARSLLESMAYSSCAAVALTTREPLFGRAFDLSLPDGGIAADLRDADWIFRTREAGRSGPRSAGVVIRAVPARLGDPAWPSLTDDEIAAAAVRAASRIFPGLSARLTGRQVMRFPQAYPVMIPGAFRRMARLNEISDGRVLLAGDHMIYPDFEAAADSGDFAAEKVGELF
- a CDS encoding phosphoglucomutase/phosphomannomutase family protein yields the protein MIRFGTNGWRAVMGEEFTFHNVRLCVQAIANVLGRKFPGREITVIVNYDTRFLSERYAAEAAKVLSHNRIQVLLAERDSPTQAQAFQIIRRGAQGGINFTASFNPPQYNGLKYNTETGAPALPDETGAIETEIKSLEKGFDFFPRYPRSEAIQRIDLRADYLRSLPDKIDFEAIRASGLKIGVDLLYGTSREYLDEILEDNGIPVEEIHGFIDPYFGGIAPSCTEENLAELAALVREKNCDLGLATDADGDRFGIVDHEGTVVIQNLVLAMLLQYLVTKRGWHGGVARSVATTHLIDRIARPHDLPIFRTPVGFKFIADLLLKGEIMFGGEESAALGLRDHLPEKDGIIAGLLVAEMVAKSGRSLAELLQDLYKEYGERIGVQKSLPLTPGREKALRKLAKSPPSKLAGRYIVNTETIDGVKFDFADDDWLLIRFSGTEPLVRCYAEAGSRKDLRELLKAGLDKIG
- the sppA gene encoding signal peptide peptidase SppA, whose product is MKKGRSVLLLVLIFAGLILAAAVSWVFMTLRSEPVVPEAAVLEIRVEGPLAEFADPGALAALFAGRPQSMLDIWNGLRLARADRRVTGVLLRLGLLDCDWAKCAEIRDAVLDFRRSGKKAVAYFEDAPLATKEYYIATACDRIVLHPLGGLGITGLGGQVPFFKNALDKLGIRAEIEHIEEYKTAYNQFTEKGFTPAHREMTESLLADQFDHFLKDVAAARGKSEPEIRALVDRALFRGEDAVRAGLVDECLYEDQVRALFGRQGRPAVLIPISRYSRISPSSVGLGRGRRLALLYAVGPIHGGESLAGTIGSDTLGRWLREAREDSAIAAVVLRVDSPGGAAVASDVIAREVELTRAVKPIVVSMSDVAGSGGYWIAMGASRIVAQPQTLTGSIGVLAGKIDASGLLAKLGIGSETVRFGRFADLYSPFRPATAEERVLLKADIRWIYERFVAKAAAGRHLAPEQIDRLGRGRVWTGAQAKARGLVDELGGLSKAIEIAKALAGIGPEEDVRLAVRPGRTSFLGALFGRRGADARTGLTAEMERAAGFLKMLGRNQVLAIVPF
- a CDS encoding MFS transporter produces the protein MTDAPAPKAKFPRTFWTANIIELFERAAYYSMASFMVIYLVENLGMRPSTATFLNATVLWGLIYFLPILSGTVADKIGFRRSLTFSFVLIALGYLIMGNLQRIWPGLIGARDAATVDFTVPVVLGVVLIGIGGSIVKPCIAGTIQKTSGQWKTLGFGIFYMVINIGSITGRSISYVIRTNFGIPAIFTYTASAFALIGLAVTALAYREPQYVPDGKADATPVKKRTMGEALLGIFIVLRNIRFVFFIIVISLFWFLYVQLYNLMPLYMRHLDPKAPMELYTLANPIMIVAFQLLITRLSKKWKPVRSILIGVGVTTTFMLLNVVPALLHGGLTKTINLGLIIPVAGIFLIGSIAAMAVGEMFASPRIYEYIGGIAPKGQEGLYLGYANLPLALASMIGGPLGGRLFEIYVKKPALAGLPVNPAPMWLIIGGIGVVSFIGLLVYDAWLKKAVKED